ACTCGTTTAGTTCGTATTCATTTGGAAATAATTTTTCGTTTACGATTTTTACCGGTGTGTAATTAAAATTGTTCTTAGAACACCATTCGTATTGCTTATTTATTTCCTGGCTTATCATCATGCTCACTGTATCTGTATGCCATTTTTTCAACCATTTTTTCAGACTCATTTTTTTAATATGCCAGTCTGATATTGCTTCTACCGTTTTACCCGGTGTGGTTCTGTTTATGGTTAAAAGTCTTTCTACTACGATTTTATATGGATTATCTGCGTTTTCAGGATTGATATTAAATAAAACCGTTAAATATATCTTATCAGGAAATTTCAAAACCAAATCAAAAGCTTCCTGAAATGTTTTATGACAGTGCCCGCAGCTTGGACTTATGATTACTGTAAGTTTTACAACTGCATTTCGGTTTCCAAAATTCAATCCTCTTAAATCTTCAAATCCGTTAGTGTAGGTAACTTTTTTCGATAAGAAATTCAGCAGCGAATAGTTTCTTTTAAACTTCTTAAGTTCTTTTAATGCATATTCATTATCGAGAACATTTTTTGAAACTGATTTAATAACAAACCAGATTGGAACTAAAAGAATTAAAGAAAATAAGAATGGAAAAACTATTCCGAAACTAAAACTTAACGTAAATAAATCCGAAGAAAACCAAATAACACTTTGTGTAAATATTAAAGCTGAAACCATTAAACACATCACACACCATTTTTGAAGTTCAAATTTTTGAATCCATATTGAAGAAACAATAACGGGAATTGCCAATAAACTCAAAAAACCAACAAAAATAGAAGAGCTTAAAGGCTGTACTAAAATTGCTATAAAGCCTGCGCTGAAAAAAAGCAATGGAAGATCAGAGAAACTTATCCATTTATCGCCGTAATTTTCATTAAAGTTAATTACTGAATTGCAGGAAGAGTTTGTACTTAGGTCACATAATTTTGAAATTATACTATTTTTAAAACCAAGTTTTTCCTGAACGATAAAAATACTTACCAATAGTCCTAAACTGGATGTCAGTAAAAATATAATACTAATAACATTATATGTATTGTAAAAAAAGGATAAGCCGGTAAATAATACAAACGGAACAAGGTACTTAAGCCAGTTTAATTCGACTTTTAAGTTTTCTCTTGCTACGACATTGTTTGGCTCTATAGCTACAATTACACCATTCCAGTCCAAAAGGAATTTTTCATACGAAATTTTCAGAGCGCCTTTTTTAACTGTGTTTATTCTAACATGATTTTTAGCCTTTTCAACCAAAATCAATTCGTCTTTAAAATAAGCCAGAAAGTTTGATGGTAAATCTACGATTTGTTCTTTCGGAACTCGTATTGCTGCATTCTCGATCGAAAGCAGATCAAACGAATCTGTAATAGCAAACAGACTTGGAAAATTAGGATGCGACAAAAACAAATCCTTGAACTCATCTTTTACTTCTGAGTAACGATTAATTTGAAGAAATTTTTGAATAAGTTTTAGCATCTTTCGAACTGTTTTACATCATAACTACACTGCAAATATTGGTGTTTTTATTCAACAAAATATTTCAAAAGCATACAATTTATTAATTATACTACATACAATTTATAAATTATAGCATTCAACACACACACGACAATGCCTTAAAAAACAATAAGTTACAAACAAAAAACACCTTCAAAAAACTCCAAAACCGCATTTTCGATCAAGCGTATGGCATTTTACATAGTTTTGATAAATCAGTAACCCAAACATTTAGAACAATGAAAAAAATGCAATTAAAATTTGAAGATTTCCAAGTTGAAAAACTAACAAAAGAGCAGCAAAAAACAGTAAGAGGAGGAGATGCACCACCAACTGATCCAGTTGATCCAAACAAAGGAACCGGAGGAAACGGAGTAGGATAGTTTTCTGTTTTTTAAACTATCTTACCTAAAAAAAATTATTCTGAAAAGTATTAAATATTATTCGCAAACTGAGCTGGAGATACTCCAGTTCTTTTGCGAAATGATTTTGCAAAAGACACTGCATTTTTAAAACCTACACTTTCTGCAATAGCCTGCGTAGAATATTTTCTGTACATGTGGTTGGTAATCATTTCGTTGATTACGTAGTTAATTTTAAGCTCATTAGAGTATTCCCCAAAAGATTTACCAAAGCGTTTGTTTACCACATACGATAAATAAGTTGTGTTGGTTTTGATCTTTTTAGCTACATAAGGCAGAGTAAAATCGGCGTTTAAGTATTCTAACTTGCTTTCGAGAGCAAGTAATTTCTCGACAATCTTATTCTCTTTTGCTTCATCAATACTTAAATTGACGTTTTCTTTCTTAAGCTGTACTTCTTCTATTTCTTCAAATACAGGCACTGGCTCGGCTTCAACACTGCTTTTCTTTTCCAGGTTAGCTTTGAATTCTTCAATTAAGGCATTCATTTTCTTATGCGCCTTATTTTTATCCCGAATGTTTTTAATCAGTAAAAAGACAATTGCGACCACAAGCAGAACGTAAAATATTTTTAATGCTCTTCCTACAAAAACATCGTATTTATATTTTTCCTGAATGCTGATCATTTCACCACTAAGATTCTCTACACCAAGCTGATAATTAACCTCTAGAGCCTCATCGCGCAGTTTGGTTTCGGTTTTCTCAAAATTATCCAGATAGATTTTAGAATATTTATAAGCCAGCTCAGGTTCGTTATTTCTACTGTAGATTTTTGCCAGATAGTAATTCGCTTTCAAAAAATTATCATCCCTTAAATCCGTTTTGGCAGAAATTGAATCGACTTTCTTTAAAAATACAAGCGCTTTGTCGTACTTTTTTATATCATAGTACAAATTGCCCAGATTGTAGTTTGCGGTAATATATTCTTTTTCGAAGTTGTTTTGTCTGGCAAAATACGAAACATCATAATATGTCTTTTCTGCATTTTTATAATCTGCTTTTCTAAAATAAATGTTACCCAGACTAATCTTAGCGTTTATTTTATTGTTTGCAAAATTTTGAGAATAGGTAATAGCTCTTTTATAATAATACTCTGCAGAATCCAACAGCTGTTTCTGCGTTTCGTTTTTTACAAAATAGCTTTCATACGAACCTGCTAAACTTAAACTGACATTACTTTTAAAATTTTGATACTGTTCTTTGGTGTATGCATTTTCGTTTTGATCTATAAAATTGCTTACTTCGCGCAAATTAAGTATCGCAAGCTGATAGTTCCCAACCGCTTCGTTAACCAGCGCAATGTTGATTTTAAATTTAATGACCTGAACAGCATCATTAATTTGCAGTGAATATTTTACGCCCTGCTGGTAATTCTCCAGAGCTTTACCAAAATTACCTCTCTTCCACTCTGTCAAACCTCCGTAATTATATAAATAAGAAGTAAGCTGTGTCTTATCGCGGGACTCCGGCACTTTGTCTAAATAAACAAATGCCTGTCTATATTTTTCTTTAGATTTTTTAGAATCGCCTTTAAGCTCCATTAAGTATGACAATGCAACGTTTGCAAAAGCGAGATGTTTCGGATTGTCTGATTTTGCCATTTTATTAGCATATACTACAGAACTGTCGACATTTACATTTAAATTAAGTCGAATTTTATCCTGCAATATCAGATACTCTTGTTCAGTCAATTGATTTGACTTTTGAGCAAATGAAGAATTTAAAATTAAAAAGAGAACAAAAGAAATGATCAGCCTCATTCAATTTATGTTTTTGGAATCTCAAAATTAGTTCATAAATTATCAATAAACTAAAATTAATCTATATTATTTGTGATTATTTTATAACCAATATGTAAAAATATAACATTTTTACTTTGTTTTGTTATATTTTTATTGCTTAAATTTGTTTTGCAAAATTAATCAAAAATGAAACCAGACTTATTTCAAGCTCCAGATTATTATAACCTTGACGATTTGTTAACAGAAGAACACAAATTAGTCCGTGATTCAGCACGTGCGTGGGTTAAAAGAGAAGTATCTCCTATAATAGAAGAGTACGCTCAAAAAGCAGAATTTCCAAAACAACTTATAAAAGGACTTGGAGAAATTGGCGGCTTCGGGCCTTATATTCCTGTTGAATATGGCGGTGCAGGTCTTGACCAGATTTCGTACGGTTTGATTATGCAGGAAATCGAAAGAGGAGATTCAGGTGTAAGATCCACCTCATCTGTCCAATCATCGCTGGTTATGTATCCTATCTGGAAATACGGAAACGAAGAACAGCGCATGAAATATTTACCAAAGCTATCGACTGGTGAATTCATTGGCTGTTTTGGTTTAACAGAGCCCGATCACGGTTCTGATCCCGGAAGTATGATTACCAATTTTAAAGATATGGGGGATCATTATCTTTTAAACGGGGCAAAAATGTGGATTTCAAACGCTCCTTTTGCAGATATTGCCGTTGTCTGGGCCAAAAATGAAGAAGGAAGAATTCACGGCTTAATTGTAGAACGAGGCATGGAAGGGTTCTCAACCCCTGAAACCCATAACAAATGGTCGCTTCGTGCATCTGCAACCGGCGAATTAATTTTTGATAATGTAAAAGTTCCTAAAGAAAATCTTCTGCCAAATAAATCAGGACTTGGTGCTCCGCTTGGCTGCTTAGATTCTGCCCGTTACGGAATTGCCTGGGGTGCTATAGGCGCCGCAATGGATTGTTATGATACTGCTTTACGCTATGCCAAAGAAAGAATCCAGTTTGGAAAACCTATTGGAGGAACGCAATTGCAGCAGAAAAAACTGGCCGAAATGATTACCGAAATCACAAAAGCACAATTATTAACCTGGCGATTAGGTGTTTTAAGAAACGAAGGAAAAGCAACTACAGCTCAGATTTCGATGGCAAAACGAAACAATGTAAACATGGCCATAACCATCGCACGCGAAGCAAGACAAATGCTGGGAGGTATGGGAATTACCGGCGAGTACTCGATTATGCGCCACATGATGAACCTCGAAAGCGTTATAACATACGAAGGAACACACGATATTCATTTACTGATAACGGGAATGGATGTAACTGGAATTCCAGCGTTTAAATCGTAAATAATTATTAAATTATATACAAAATCAATTCAAAAAAGCTTCTTCTAACGAGGAAGCTTTTTATCTTTGCACCAAAATTTATATAAATGAATATTGAAACTATACACAATAGCATTCAACCTCAAAAAGATCAGCTTTTAAATCATTCACTATACAAAAAAATCCAAAGTATCGATGACTTACATAGTTTTACAGAAAACCATGTTTTTGCCGTTTGGGATTTTATGTCATTATTAAAAGCATTACAAGCCAAACTTACCTGCACAACAACGCCATGGTTTGCCACAAAAAACCCTGAAACAAGATATTTGATTAACGAAATTGTACTGGCCGAAGAAACAGATTTAAGCATCGACGGCAGAAGACAAAGCCATTACGAAATGTATCTTGAAGCAATGGAAGCCTGCGGTGCCGACACAACTCCTATAAACAAGTTTTTATCTGAAGTAAATTCGCTTCACAATATATTTGTTGCCATTAAACAAAGTTCACTTCATCCTGAGGTTAAATCATTCTTAGATTTTACCTTTAGAGTTATCGAAGAAGGAAAACCGCACGAAATTGCTGCTGCTTTTACCTTTGGAAGAGAAGATTTGATTCCGAGCATGTTTACCGAAATCCTTAAAAACTTTCAAAAAAACCTGCCAAATGTCGATTTAACAAAACTGCTTTATTATTTCGAAAGACATATCGAATTAGACGCAGACGAACACGGACCAATGGCAATGCAGATGATTACCGATTTATGCGAAGACGATGCCCAGAAATGGAAAGAAGTTGAAGAAGTTTCGATCCTGGCATTAGAAAAACGCATCGGATTATGGAATGCCATTGAAGAAGAAATCGTTTTAAAAGCAGAAATGGTTTAAAACCGAAACAATACTTTTAACGTAACTATTTGTTTAAAGAAGCCCTAATTAATTTAAACAAATTATGAAACCGCAATTCAAACAAATAGTTATCGTTATACTTTCCATTTTTTTACTTAGCTGTAATTCAGACGAAACCCCGGCAGATAAACCTGTAGTTAAAAATCCCGTTACCCCTGTCCCGCCCGTAAAACCCATTTCGGGCACAATACATTATCTGGCTTTGGGCGACAGTTATACAATTGGCCACAGCGTATGCGAAACCTGCCGTTTTCCTGAACAGCTTAAAGCAAGCCTGCAGCAAACGTATTCGAGCAATTTCTCTTTGCAGATAATCGCAAAAACAGGCTGGACTACCACAAATTTACTTTCGGCAATAAAAGATCAAAATCCGGAACCAAACTACGATCTGGTTACGCTTTTAATTGGTGTAAACAACCAATATCAGGGAAGGGATTTTTCGCTTTATGAAAAAGAATTTCCACAGCTGGCAGAAAAAGCCGTTCTATTAGCCAAAGGAGATAAGAAAAATGTAATCGTTATTTCGATTCCGGATTATGCGTACACGCCTTACGGAAATGCCGTCGCCGGAAATGAACGCACCAGAATTTCAGCCGAAATCGATAAATACAATGCCTTTGCCGAAAAATACTGTACAAACAACGGAATCACCTTTGTATCGATAACAGACATAACACGCATGGGACTTGATAATAAAGATCTGGTTGCCTCAGACGGTCTTCATCCTTCACAACTGGCTTATTCAAAATTCGTTGACCGCATGATGCCGAAGGTTAAAAAAGCACTCGAAGATTAATATTTTATTTTTCAGGAGCAGAAAAACCGTTTCCAAAACACCTTTAGTCCCGCTATCTGCTGTATCTTTTGTAGTGAACCCCACTACAAAAGGATGCCGCTTCTATCGGGGCTGATCAATTATTTATAATTTTCAAAATCAACCTCAAATTTTTCAAAAAGTGATGCTTTTTCTAAAATCGAGTTAATCCTAGCAAGCCCTTCCTGATTGTTTTCGGCTGTTATAAAAGCAAATCCCCAAATGTCTTTTGAAAGCGCAAATGCTCCTGCTTCTGAATCGTAAAACATTTCTATTTCGTCATTCATCCATAAATCCAGAACATCATTCAGTTTTGGATTTATCTCGCAGACCGCATCCAGAAAATCCGAAACAAAGGTTTCATTTTCTGTACCTTCAAAAATCTCTATCAAAAGATTTTCAGACCCATATCCGGGACGGAAATAATATTTATACATTTAAAATAAACAAAATTATGACACTTTTTTCATCCTCCAGGTTCCTCTTCCGGGACTGTATAAAACTGGTAAAAAACCATATCGAAATCCGATTTTCCGTTTAAAATACCATTTTCCGCCGGCTTCTGATTTATCCTGAGAAAAAGTTCCTTCATAATAAAGCGTTGGGTGTTTTTTATCCAATGTTTCTCTGTTTCCGCTGCCATCAATTGTACAATTCTTTGGCATAAATTTTTGAAACTTTATAACATTATTCCTCACTTTCCCAATAACATTCCCTGTTTCTTTCATACCGCCGGTAGAAACATCATCGTTTACTTTTCCCTGAAAATCTGCTCCTTCGCAATTTTCGATTACAATTGTAAAATTTGTTTTTTCAAAACCCATAGCGTTCTGAATTATCTCATTATCAAACTTGTAATACCCGTTCCAGTTTCCGGTCATTCTTGTAGTTTTTAGTTAGTGATATTAGATGCGTTTGTAGTGAAAACCTAAATTATAACTCGATCCGGCCCAAAATAGAAACAAAATCGCTCCGGAATTATCATAGGCATAATTCACCAAAAGTCCATTGTCTTTTGCAAGTCCTATTCTGGTTTTGTGATTATTGTAGCCTCCGGCAAGATAAGGAATTCCATTTCTTTTCAGGTATTTATTGTCCGGATAAAAAAATCCGCTTTTTAGTTTACCCGTTAATTCCACGCGGTCAGTTACAGCATCATTCTTTTTTGTGACAAATCTTATTTTGTTTTCACTCAAAACCTTTACTTCAACTACATAAAAATCATCATAATCGTATTTTGAATCTTCAGATTTTACAAAATAATTCAGGTTATATCGTGTTTTAGAATCCTGAGAATCTATGTTTTGTACATTTCCCTTTTCATCATACTTCAAATCCGGAAACAATTCATACTTCCCTTCGAGTTTTGATAAGTCGTTTTCAGACAATGCTGCCTTGTTTTCTTTTATCATTTTATCTGAAAATGAAGCACAGGAAGACAAAAACAGAATTAAAAAAAATGTAGAGAGAATTGTTTTCATACTTTGATATTTTTTTATTTCCAAAACTGCCACCAGTATTTTGTTTTTTCATCTCTTAGATCAATAGTTACATCGCCCGATTCTTCAATTTCCCAAACCGAAGCACTTTCGATATCGACAGCATTTAAGTTAAGGAAAGAATCCATTTTTGAAAGCAGTTCTTCTTCTGCTAATTCACCAAATCTTCGAACAGCCAATATAGAGCTGTCATCGTTTTCTATACGCTGCATTCTGTCTGCCAGCAATTTTAAAGTTCCTTCTGAGTAATTAGTCGAAGTTTTTTTATCTATCTCAAAACCATCCTCGAAAATAAAATAATCTGTTATGAGGAGAGAAAAAAACTGATTATCTCTTTTATCAAAATAAAACATTTCTGAAAATCTTTCAGGAGACTGACTCAATCCTGTTTTCAGCCAATTCTCTATTTGTTCCAAATTTTCGTTCTCGTACATAAAAGCTTTTATGATAGTTCTTTACGAAGATAAGTAATAGGATTTCTCAAAACAAAAAAACCGCAATCTCATACTATGAAATTGCGGTTTTTATTTCGCAGAAAGGAAGGGATTCGAACCCTCGATACAGTTACCCATATACTAGCTTTCCAGGCTAGCTCCTTAAACCACTCGGACACCTTTCTATTTTAGGACTGCAAAGAACACAAAAAAAATTGAGTTTACAAAAAGTAAACTAAAAGTTTACTTAAATACTTTTCTTAAATTCTTCCATAAACAGTTTTACAGCCTTTTTTTGATAGCCTCCCATTGTAAGCATATACGAATCTCTTTTGGTTGTAACTCCCGTAATCTGAATCGCTTTTAGATCGTCCCAGCCTTTTAGGGCTTTTTCGGCTACTATAGTTGCCCAATCACTGTTTTCGACCATTTGCAGCAAGGCGTGAATCGAATTTAATTCAATCGAAATTTTGGGTTTCATATGGTGTTTTACGAATAAAATCTCTACATATTCTCTTGAATTTGATCCTCTTCCGGGCAAAATAAGCGATACTTCTTCTATTTTCTTGAACGGAATTTTATCTAAAACCGCCAGCGGATGCGATTTCGAAACCGCCATAACCATATTAGATCTGAACAAAGGCACTTTTTGGATCGACGGCCCAATTTCGTGTGAGGAAATAACCAAAACCAAATCGAGTTCGTTGTGAATTAATTTTTGTTCCAAAGATTCTGTTGTGCCGTATTCTACAACGATTTTGAGATTTTGGTACGTTTTGGCAAATGCGTTTACAACGGGCAGGATCAGTAATCCAAAAATATAGGTTACTCCTATTCGAAGCTCACCGCCAATCATTTGGTTCAAATCTTCAATTGCCTGCTTGCCATTCTGTACATTTTCGAGCACTTTTTTGGCATGAATCAGGAAAACAGAACCGGCTTCTGTAAGCTGTATTTTTTTGCCAATCCTGACAAACAAAGGCATTCCGAGCTCTTCTTCCAGTTTTTTAATTTGCTGCGAAAGCCCCGATTGTGTTACAAAACACAATTCGGCTGCTTTTGTAAAATGCAGAACCTCAGCAGTTTTAATAAAATACTCCAGTTGATAGATTTCCATATTAATAAGTTTAACTACTCATTATCAGTAAAATTATTAATTTTTCTAATGCAATCCTAATTCCGAACTTTGTATCAAATAATATAATCATGTTCAAAGCCTTAAAATCTAGAAACTTCAAGCTGTTCTTTTACGGACAATCTGTTTCTGTTATTGGAACCTGGATGCAGAAAACAGCCGTAAGCTGGATGGTCTACAGCATAACAGGATCTGTTTTTTTACTGGGACTGGCTACTTTTCTTAGTATGATTCCGTCTCTTTTTTTAGCGCCTCTCGCAGGAAGTATCATAGGGCGTTACGACCGACATAAAACGATGATCCTATTGCAGTCTATGGCAATGGTACAAGCGGGTACACTGGCACTTTTAATCTATTTTAAAGTTTATAATATTACTTTTATTCTGGCTCTGACGCTTATTCAGGGAATCATTAATGCGTTTGACATGACCTGCCGCCAGACGATGATGATTGATATAGTCGATAATAAGGAAGATCTGCCTAACGCAGTAGCTCTAAACTCAACACTAAACAATTTTGCCCGAATTGCCGGCCCTGCGCTTGCAGGAATTATTTTGCATGAATATGGCGAAGATGTCTGCTTTATGGGGAATTTCGTGAGTTACATTCCGGTTTTAATTTCATTACTAATGATGAAAATTACCCCGCATATTAAAGCTGAAAACAAACTTAAAATGCTGGATGATTTAATTGAAGGTCTGGACTACGTTAAAAAAGAGACCGAAATGTCCAAAATGCTTTTAATGTTAACCTGCAGCAGTTTGTTCGTTATTTCTTTTAATACTTTGATGCCGGTTTTTGCAAAAGATATTTTTAGCGGTAATGCCGAAACATTCAGCTGGTTTGAAAGTGCTGCGGGTATTGGTTCTGTTTTATCTGCTATTTATCTGGCCAATTTAAAATCGGCTGAAAATATGAACAAGCTGGTTATTGGTGCCAGTTTACTTTTGGGTTTCAGCGTTATTATTTTAGCCGTTTCCAGCAGTATGACCATCGCACTGATCTGTATGACTTTGAGCGGTATTGGAATGATGGGACAAACTTCGTCTATTAACATTTACATTCAGACTCACAGTAGTGTTAATATGCGTTCGAGAAGTATCAGTTATTATATGATGGCATATCAGGGAATGATTCCGGTAGGAAGTTTAATTATTGGTTACGTTTCACACTTTCTGGGAGTGAGAACAACAGTTGCCATTCAGGGTGTTATTTGTATACTTTCGGTGATTGTATATGTGTATTACAAAAAGCATAAATCTTTATACCGATTGGAAAATTTTTATGCGCTGCTACGATTTCTTCATGTAAAGTCTTAGAAAAGAAATTCCAGTTTATCCGCAAACTTGTCATTCCGAGGAACGAGGAATCTCACGCGGGATTCGACAAAGGTTATTACTCATATTGTGGAATTTCTAGTGTGATTTCTCCTTACGTCGAAATGACAATATTGTGAATATTGTTATATACAAACTATGTCTTCAACTTTAACAAAGCTTTTACCCCCAAACATTTGGAATCTAAAAAAATTGGAATTTTAAATTAAGATATTTCCCCGCGAAGTGCGGTTTCAAAAACATCTTTAAATTCGTTTTGAGGAATATTGTGTCCCAGCAGATACATTAATTTTGTAATTGCCGCTTCTGTCGTAATGTCTTTTCCTGAGATAACTCCCAGTGATTTTAAGGCAGTACTCGTTTCGTATTGTCCCATATTTACACTTCCGCCGGAACATTGGGTTACGTTTACGATATGCATTCCTGATTTTATGGCTTTTTCGATTAGATTTAAAAACCATTCTTCAGTTGGCGCATTTCCAGAACCATAGGTTTCTAAAACAATACCGCGAAGGCCGGCTGTTGCCAGGATTGAAGCCAGGACAATTTCGCTCATTCCCGGGAATATTTTAATGATCGCTACGTGATTGTCCAGATTTTTATGAACAATTAATCCGGCGTCTTTTTTTACAGGAAGGAATAAATGCGAATTGAGTTTTAAATGCACTCCAGATTCTACCAATTCAGGATAATTAGGCGCTGTAAACGCTCTGAAATGTTCGGCATTTACTTTTGAGGTTCTGTTTCCTCTGTATAATTTGTATTCAAAATAAAGGCATACTTCGTTGATAACCGGTTTTCCGTTTTCAAGAAGTGATGCGATCTGAATGGCTGTAATTAAATTTTCTTTAGCATCGGTACGTAAATCTCCAATTGGCAGCTGAGAGCCTGTAAACACAACCGGTTTTGCTAAATTCTCGAGCATAAAACTCAATGCCGAAGCTGAATATGACATCGTATCTGATCCGTGAAGAACTACAAATCCGTCATATTTTGCATAATTTTCCTCGATAATGTCGGCAATTTTTGTCCACATTTGAGGATTCATATTTGATGAATCTATAGGAGTTTCAAAAGAAACCGTTTCAATCTCACAATCCAATTGCTTGATTTCGGGAATCTGCTGTAATAAATTACTAAAATTAAATGCTTTAAGAGCTCCGGTTTCGAAGTCTTTACTCATACCGATGGTTCCTCCGGTATAAATTAAAAGTATTTTAGCTTTAGAGGACATCTTGGTATTTTAATTTATTTACTACCGGATTGGCATACATAGACAGGAATCCTTGTCTGGTAACAGGATTATCGCTTCCGATTCTCATTTCTAAACGACGCTCAAATAATGATTTTTCGCTTTCTTTATACTTATCAGCAAATCGATCTGTTTCGTTTAAAATATCGTACGCAATGAAGTTTGTAGGCCATAATTGATAGTTTTTCAGAATTACATCATCAATAGTCTGCGCCAAAGCCTGAACTTGTTTGTTTGCATTGTCATTTTCTGCGACAATCTGATCGATTTCTGTATCTAAAACATCTCCTACCGAAATATGTATTCTTTTTTTAGTTCCCATGATACCGCTTAAAATGGTCATGAAATCTTCGTTTTTGTCTTTTACGTAAACTTCATTGTTTGCTTCTGCCATTAATTGCGGCATTTTCAAAACATCAGTCGGGTCGTATTCATAAGAAATTGAAACCGGAACGATTTTTAATTTCTTAAAATAATTCATCAGATCTTCTTCATCAGAAGCCATTCCAATCATTTTTAAAACGCCTGGATTGGTTTCGTCGTTTCCGTCTTTTGTTCTTCCTTCTCTTTGAGCAATCCAAACTGAGCGGTTTTCGCGAAGCAGTAACTGTCCCATATATTCTGAAAGCAGTTTAGAGCTTTGCAGCATTTCGCGGGGTGTTAATCCTCTTAAAACCAAAAAGTTTCTATTTAATTTAGCCAAAGTTGCCAGGAAAGCTTTCTTTACTAAATTATCTCCAATTGCCGAAGCGGTCATTACCAAACCGTGTTCAAATAAACAAACGTTTAATAATGTAGTATCCAAAAGAATATCTCTGTGATTGGAAATAAACAAATAAGAAGTATTAGGTTCCAGTTTTTCAAAACCTGAAGTGGTTAATCCTTCAGAGCTTTTTTCCAGGACTTTTTGTATGGTATTATAAATGAAGTTGCATTGAAAATCACGAATAGAATGTGTTTTCTTTAATTGATCCTTCCAAACCTCATCTTCAACTTCCGGAAAAGTAAAGTTCATCATGGTTTTCATCATTGGGTGATTTACAACATCATGAAGGGCTTCATTTATTTCGGAGTCATAAAAAGGTCGAATGGCATCAAATTTCTGCATTATTTATATCGGTTTTAAGTGGGCAAAAGAACAAAAAAAAAATTAAAGTTTTGTAAGGACTGGGTTAAATCCCAAAAACGTCTTTTGAATTTTTTGTTGTTATTGCTGCAATTTCTTCTGTCGAAACACCATAAATATCACTCAATTTGGCAATTACGTTTATCAGATAACTGCTTTCATTTCTTTTTCCTCTGTACGGAATAGGCGCTAAATAAGGCGAATCTGTCTCCAGCACAATGTGTTTCAAATCGATTTGATTTAGAAACTGGTCGATTTTTCCGTTTTTAAAAGTTACGACACCTCCAATTCCTAATTTCATCTTATACGAAATGGCACGCTGTGCTTGTTCTAAAGTTCCGGAAAAACAATGA
This portion of the Flavobacterium gelatinilyticum genome encodes:
- a CDS encoding vitamin K epoxide reductase family protein gives rise to the protein MLKLIQKFLQINRYSEVKDEFKDLFLSHPNFPSLFAITDSFDLLSIENAAIRVPKEQIVDLPSNFLAYFKDELILVEKAKNHVRINTVKKGALKISYEKFLLDWNGVIVAIEPNNVVARENLKVELNWLKYLVPFVLFTGLSFFYNTYNVISIIFLLTSSLGLLVSIFIVQEKLGFKNSIISKLCDLSTNSSCNSVINFNENYGDKWISFSDLPLLFFSAGFIAILVQPLSSSIFVGFLSLLAIPVIVSSIWIQKFELQKWCVMCLMVSALIFTQSVIWFSSDLFTLSFSFGIVFPFLFSLILLVPIWFVIKSVSKNVLDNEYALKELKKFKRNYSLLNFLSKKVTYTNGFEDLRGLNFGNRNAVVKLTVIISPSCGHCHKTFQEAFDLVLKFPDKIYLTVLFNINPENADNPYKIVVERLLTINRTTPGKTVEAISDWHIKKMSLKKWLKKWHTDTVSMMISQEINKQYEWCSKNNFNYTPVKIVNEKLFPNEYELNELKYFLNDFVEEKETVLERIA
- a CDS encoding rSAM-modified peptide, producing MKKMQLKFEDFQVEKLTKEQQKTVRGGDAPPTDPVDPNKGTGGNGVG
- a CDS encoding helix-turn-helix domain-containing protein, with the protein product MRLIISFVLFLILNSSFAQKSNQLTEQEYLILQDKIRLNLNVNVDSSVVYANKMAKSDNPKHLAFANVALSYLMELKGDSKKSKEKYRQAFVYLDKVPESRDKTQLTSYLYNYGGLTEWKRGNFGKALENYQQGVKYSLQINDAVQVIKFKINIALVNEAVGNYQLAILNLREVSNFIDQNENAYTKEQYQNFKSNVSLSLAGSYESYFVKNETQKQLLDSAEYYYKRAITYSQNFANNKINAKISLGNIYFRKADYKNAEKTYYDVSYFARQNNFEKEYITANYNLGNLYYDIKKYDKALVFLKKVDSISAKTDLRDDNFLKANYYLAKIYSRNNEPELAYKYSKIYLDNFEKTETKLRDEALEVNYQLGVENLSGEMISIQEKYKYDVFVGRALKIFYVLLVVAIVFLLIKNIRDKNKAHKKMNALIEEFKANLEKKSSVEAEPVPVFEEIEEVQLKKENVNLSIDEAKENKIVEKLLALESKLEYLNADFTLPYVAKKIKTNTTYLSYVVNKRFGKSFGEYSNELKINYVINEMITNHMYRKYSTQAIAESVGFKNAVSFAKSFRKRTGVSPAQFANNI
- a CDS encoding acyl-CoA dehydrogenase family protein — translated: MKPDLFQAPDYYNLDDLLTEEHKLVRDSARAWVKREVSPIIEEYAQKAEFPKQLIKGLGEIGGFGPYIPVEYGGAGLDQISYGLIMQEIERGDSGVRSTSSVQSSLVMYPIWKYGNEEQRMKYLPKLSTGEFIGCFGLTEPDHGSDPGSMITNFKDMGDHYLLNGAKMWISNAPFADIAVVWAKNEEGRIHGLIVERGMEGFSTPETHNKWSLRASATGELIFDNVKVPKENLLPNKSGLGAPLGCLDSARYGIAWGAIGAAMDCYDTALRYAKERIQFGKPIGGTQLQQKKLAEMITEITKAQLLTWRLGVLRNEGKATTAQISMAKRNNVNMAITIAREARQMLGGMGITGEYSIMRHMMNLESVITYEGTHDIHLLITGMDVTGIPAFKS
- a CDS encoding DUF3050 domain-containing protein, which codes for MNIETIHNSIQPQKDQLLNHSLYKKIQSIDDLHSFTENHVFAVWDFMSLLKALQAKLTCTTTPWFATKNPETRYLINEIVLAEETDLSIDGRRQSHYEMYLEAMEACGADTTPINKFLSEVNSLHNIFVAIKQSSLHPEVKSFLDFTFRVIEEGKPHEIAAAFTFGREDLIPSMFTEILKNFQKNLPNVDLTKLLYYFERHIELDADEHGPMAMQMITDLCEDDAQKWKEVEEVSILALEKRIGLWNAIEEEIVLKAEMV